In Capsicum annuum cultivar UCD-10X-F1 chromosome 7, UCD10Xv1.1, whole genome shotgun sequence, one genomic interval encodes:
- the LOC124885698 gene encoding uncharacterized protein LOC124885698: MAPDRNIDFCIDLEPGAVLMQEINVIAYVLRKLKPNEKNYPTHDLGLAAVVFALKIWMHYWYGEVSKYGCLAYLNASRRSLAREIQTLANKFIRLEVTERGGILARIEARSTFLDQIKAKQFEDAKLSKIRDKILQGEAKEVIYNGDGVLWIKGRICVREPIAILDRDVRKLRTKEIVSVKV; encoded by the exons ATGGCACCAGACCGTAACATTGATTTCTGTATTGATTTAGAGCCAg GTGCTGTgttgatgcaagaaataaatgtTATTGCTTATGTTTTGAGGAAATTGAAgcccaatgagaagaattatccaactcatgatttggggTTGGCTGCTGTGGTTTTTGCTCTTAAGATATGGATGCATTACTGGTATGGG GAAGTCAGCAAGTATGGTTGTTTGGCTTATTTGAATGCTAGTAGGCGTTCGTTGGCTAGAGAGATTCAGACTCTAGCTAACAAGTTTATTCGACTTGAGGTGACTGAGAGGGGAGGGATTCTAGCCAGAATTGAGGCAAGGTCTACATTTCTTGATCAAATCAAGGCTAAACAATTTGAGGATGCTAAGTTGAGCAAGATTCGTGATAAGATTTTGCAGGGTGAGGCCAAAGAGGTCATTTATAATGGTGATGGTGTATTGTGGATTAAGGGGAGAATTTGTGTACGg GAACCTATTGCTATTCTTGATAGAGATGTTCGTAAGCtgaggactaaggagattgtGTCAGTGAAGGTCTAG